A region from the Litoribacterium kuwaitense genome encodes:
- a CDS encoding DUF368 domain-containing protein translates to MEWKNLWRGLIMGISDLIPGVSGGTLAVVLGIYDRLMDAISGIFSHEWKRHLSFLLPLGVGIVTAIFSLSSVMDFLLRTYPQQTYFLFIGLIFGVLPFLWREVNAKQTFQLKHYGLLLIGFTIVMVLGLFQPEEGAAPTSLALSSEEYMTLFLAGWLASTALVLPGISGSFILLLIGLYPTVILAVKTLYIPVIATIGIGLVIGILLTSRVMRYLLHHYHTATYSIIIGLVLGSGVVIFPGLSGGVLAISGSFISLLVGLMIAIGLGRLGR, encoded by the coding sequence ATGGAATGGAAAAACCTTTGGCGAGGTTTAATTATGGGAATAAGCGATTTAATTCCTGGCGTAAGCGGCGGTACGTTGGCTGTCGTTCTCGGGATTTATGATCGTTTAATGGATGCGATTTCGGGGATTTTTTCTCATGAATGGAAACGTCATCTATCGTTCTTACTGCCACTTGGCGTAGGGATTGTGACAGCCATTTTCAGTTTGAGTTCAGTGATGGATTTTTTACTTAGAACATATCCTCAACAAACGTACTTCTTGTTTATTGGCCTAATTTTTGGCGTTCTGCCATTTTTATGGAGAGAAGTGAATGCAAAGCAAACGTTCCAACTAAAGCATTATGGACTGTTACTCATTGGTTTTACTATTGTAATGGTGCTCGGATTGTTTCAGCCAGAAGAAGGGGCCGCACCGACATCCCTAGCTCTTTCAAGTGAAGAGTATATGACCTTATTTCTTGCCGGCTGGCTGGCCAGTACGGCGCTCGTTTTGCCTGGAATTAGCGGGTCCTTTATATTACTGTTAATTGGGCTGTATCCGACTGTTATTTTAGCAGTTAAAACGCTTTATATCCCTGTGATCGCAACGATTGGCATTGGTCTAGTGATTGGCATACTCCTAACAAGTCGTGTCATGCGCTATTTGTTACATCATTACCACACAGCGACATATTCCATTATTATAGGGCTTGTACTCGGTTCTGGAGTAGTGATCTTTCCAGGTCTGTCTGGCGGTGTTCTTGCAATTTCGGGAAGCTTCATCTCACTCCTTGTCGGGTTGATGATAGCCATTGGCCTCGGGCGACTTGGACGATAA